aggagggagggttacttaaagctcattgagctttacaatcgtcatgcaccagaagaggcagcaaacgaagcggttattaaaaagaaaatccaggcgctccgcacggtgtggaggaaggagctgaacaaggttcttcagactacaaggtccggagcttccactgaagatgtttatgtgccaaaactttggtattttgaacatcttaattttctgagggaccaagaggtgccacggacttccacgtgtcttcgcttgttggcacctgtggaacaaatagtttcggagaaccacgccgagcaggagtcacaagggctacaagtaagtagctctttggacgaaagttcaccaatgtgtcctataattacctaaattttctctgcattttatgttttatacttctgattatcacatcagtttgaagttattacaaaaacatgtacacataagtaaccctgtcgcagtaaagtattatatggggaacttaatatgtatgaaatggcgatatttctaaaccataccatctaagcaatatagaaaatagtatcgcttcaagctgccgatgtactcttgttgagactatttagactataaaatattcatcaggttcccctagcagtcagaacagtgtagttcaaagtattaaataaaagggagggttaaagaatattactaagcttaaaatatattataacctttttttacctactacgaatatatagtttggatgcggttatggtggtacaactttttgttgccgggttcataactttttttttttccccccccaggatgacagtgcgcaggacagtacactggactgttcacaggactgcacgacaacagatttagtggaggctgcacctgccaggactcaatcgaggcaaggtccaagaaaacggaaagccacctcagacgcctcgcatgaactattgagcctagcaaagaaggtgttgacaagcaatgttagccctgcgttgcaggggtttggacactatgtggttgacaaactggccaaaatggacgagaACCAAAGAacactagcagagcgtctgattatggaagcagtaaacaagggtacagatggcgatttggacaagaacacttgtttggtctcttcccggccaatacagcggacagagccatcaaattacaatggttggtcacagtgtcagacatcgatgcgacacaatgctcacgtttcccacttcggccagccaccccctaataactcctacacgccaataccttcacatatggcttcgcccatcaggcaccaaagttatcagccggaacaatcgtcgtatcataatttgtgatttcctcacttcttttacattcctttttattATATTGTCtttttaaaataatgtttcaaataaaagcttttgttagaaattctatcactactttttgattggtgtgtctcgatcacagcactgtatgagggcacaaattaacgtaacaaactaATGTAAACTtaactaaaacaaagaaaaaatgaatattagtttaaataattttttttaatttaacaacaTAACATTTTTAAAACCAGTAATACTATTTAGTATTGTCCCCCCTACAACTGGTGGCACATGTCCTTTATCTTCTGCAACTCTACGATTGCCAGATTCTGCTGCTTGTGAATGTGCGCCAGAGTCTCGCACAGCCTTTCAATCCTGGCTTTTACATCCaggatggtcacactgccggcAGCTGTTGGTGACAAAGCATAAAAACCTAACATTAATACCACAGTATTATCCTGATAGTGGGCTGTGATCACATCCCCATAATAGCGTACAGGATGAATGAAACATCTGAGGCGGCGGAAGGCTCTGAAACGGCCCTTGCTGTACAGGGTTACATAGAGAGAGGCAGTGAGTGACAATCTTTAACGTGTAGGGAAAACTTACGTGGCAAGACCTCGTCTGGGGACATATTCTCCGAAAGAGAGAAGCCCGGAAGAGCATCAGGGGGACAGTACTGCGGTGACTGGGATGTCTCGGGGTggcggcgctgtttctttgcctcttttaatggaaaaaaaggtgctgtcagcattcataaataaataatgttttagaagagggaagaggggacctgccaccaaatcctcatcacattattgtgtgaacctactagggtgttgagccgttgaccctgagggcgcacggacatcggaggcggggtgggaagtctcgtggctgcgacgctgtgtttttgcctctgtgaagggaaaaaaataacaatttttaaacataaatggcaacagtgactgcaggtgggggggggggggagcgaggggacctgccaccaaatcctcatcacattattgtatgaacctactatgatctgttgttgacccggagggcactgggacagaagaggccgtgtgggaagcctcgtggctgcgacgctgtgtttttgcctctgtgaagggaaaaaaataacaatttttaaacataaatggcaacagtgactgcaggtgggggggggggggtcgaggggacctgccaccaaatcctcatcacattattgtatgaacctactaggatctgttgttgacccggagggcactgggacagaagaggccgtgtgggaagcctcgtggctgcgacgctgtgtttttgcctctgtgaagggaaaaaaataacaatttttaaacataaatggcaacagtgactgcaggtgggggggggggttgggtcgaggggacctgccaccaaatcctcatcacattattgtatgaacctactaggatctgttgttgacccggagggcactgggacagaagaggccgtgtgggaagcctcgtggctgcgacgctgtgtttttgcctctgtgaagggaaaaaaataacaatttttaaacataaatggcaacagtgactgc
This region of Ranitomeya imitator isolate aRanImi1 chromosome 1, aRanImi1.pri, whole genome shotgun sequence genomic DNA includes:
- the LOC138657776 gene encoding uncharacterized protein, which translates into the protein MSNRVEFIRDFIEIYQSFPCLWKIKSPDYCNREKRREGYLKLIELYNRHAPEEAANEAVIKKKIQALRTVWRKELNKVLQTTRSGASTEDVYVPKLWYFEHLNFLRDQEVPRTSTCLRLLAPVEQIVSENHAEQESQGLQDDSAQDSTLDCSQDCTTTDLVEAAPARTQSRQGPRKRKATSDASHELLSLAKKVLTSNVSPALQGFGHYVVDKLAKMDENQRTLAERLIMEAVNKGTDGDLDKNTCLVSSRPIQRTEPSNYNGWSQCQTSMRHNAHVSHFGQPPPNNSYTPIPSHMASPIRHQSYQPEQSSYHNL